The genomic region gaaaaaaaaaggaatttgaagAATTCTTTGCTGAGCGAGCGCTTTTTCTTGGAGGAATTCCGTatgctttttatttctatttatttaactAAATCTTTAGAGCCGAGGATTTATTATCGTAACGTAGAAAGTGTATATATTTCATGCCTTAAACCAGAACAAATATACGTTTTCAATTTAATCCCTTATTACTGGACTCGTTCAGGGAATAATGTCAATTATAACAATATTGacacctgaaaacaatgtaaaatatatttcgcttttttcattcattttgctactttaaagtcatttaaaggaatgtaataaaagttgcaaagagaaaaacaattcgcaaccaataacaataaaaatcggcatctcgcaatgtaatatttttccttaaactgttattgcattgcgaattgtaattgcgcattcTTAAGAtgagcttgaaggtgtcgtaatcttttggagcaaagataacaactttttcagttttaaattgaaatttttaaattcgcgcaaagcaaaaatttttgcgcaaaggcataacttttcgcattgcgaatactTTTTCTCttatcgacttttattacattcccctgattgGATCTTAGTTAGGGAGGTAAAAGAGGGAAAGAGACTTTATATTTTCCATATTAACACTGGGCCACCTCTCTTTCCCAAGAAGGAAACTTCCCGTAGCAAAAAAGTGGTTTTCAAACTGTAGCATTGGAGGTCCCCCTGGCAGACAGTGCACCTCCTGGCACCACTGTATTTCCTATTTCAACGTATTAAAGGGGATCATAGAGATCCACTATAATGAGTATGGATATCATCGGGCACCGATTTTAGCTTAGAGTCCTTGGGCACCAACTTCAGGTTAAGAATCCTTGGCATATAAGTAGAAATTCCTTAGCCaagtaatacattttcatttgaaaaataaggtatttattaaagggatcctgtcatcggaaaacatgtttttttcaaaacacatcagttaatagtgctactccagcagaattctgcactgaaatccatttctcaaaagagcaaacagatttttttatatacaattttgaaatctgacatggggctagacattttgttaatttcccagctgcccctggttatgtgacttgtgcctgcactttaggagaggaatgctttctggcaggctgctgtttttccttctcaatgtaactgaatgtgtctcagtggcacatgggtttttactattgagtgctgttcttagatctatcaggcaacTGTTATTTTGtttaagggagctgttatctggttaccttcccattgttcttttgtttggctgcaggggggaaaagggagggggtgatatcactccaacttgcagtacagcagtaaagagtgattgaagtttatcagagcacaagtcacatgacttggggcagctcggaaattgacaatatgtctagccccatttcaaatttcaaaattgaatataaaaaaatctgtttgctcttttgagaaatggatttcagtgcagaattccgctggagcagcactattaaatggttcattttgaaaaaaaaaaaatgttttcccatgacagtatccctttaagcttttcttATGGTTATATTcttattttccatgttttttttttgtaaagaaatcCTTAAATCGCTTTATTGTGAATAAGAGAAGCAAGGACCACTGACTTTTATTAGACTTTCTATCACATGACTTGAAGAACTTAGGCTGTTTTGAGCagaaacatataatatataactttCTCAAAATAGAAGAACtttaagaagaattttttttgatgtatcCCTTTAACGTAACCACCTTTCAGCTGCCGCTGGCGTGGATGATGAGAACTGGGGTTCGGAAACAGCTGTAGGGGTGAAAGTTTCAAATCGCTGCTGTAAACCATTTTTAGGAGGAGAGTTTATACCATtaaattttattattctttttattcacAGCCCGACCCCGGTTTACACAGCCAGCGAAAATGAGGAAAAGAGTCATTGCTAGGCCATTGGGAAGCTCCGTACGACTGAAGTGCATCGCAAGTGGAAATCCCAGACCAGATATTACTTGGCTGAAAGACAACAAGCCGTTAACCTCTCAAGAGATTGGggataacaagaaaaaaaaatggaccctGAACCTGAAGAGCCTTAAGCCGGAGGACAGCGGGAAGTACACATGCCAGGTTTATAACAGGGTCGGACAGATTAATGCGACGTACAAAGTCGAAGTCATCCGTAAGTACCAATACAGGCTTTCAAAGGCAGGTTTCTtttattctgggctctctccaatccaaaaaaatggaaagcacaTGCGCCAGCCAATCTCAGGTTCAGCATGACTAGACCTGATGGACATCTGGTAACCATAAAGATGCAGCTGTGTAGAGACACTGAAAACATATGTTTACACTAAAACCAGGAGCAGAGACAGGAAAATGAATCAAACCTCATCCTCATGTCAGATTTGGCATTTCCCTTATatcaaaaccagaaaaaaaatgtaaaaaatcaaaaccaatgaAACAGGAGTTACGCTGTAGATTTGAGAAGGATACGCGCTTTCTCGTTTGCTTGTGAGAAATCTGGCTTCACCCACCAGACAATGTAACTCAATAAAGTCAACCAAAAAGTGGAAATAGTCCCATAAAGTCCAATAACATTTGCTGACACCGAGGATGGTGTTTTAGATTTCCTGCACCACCTGTTTTTCCAGTTCCAATAGGTTTGCCTCCAGCCAAAGATATTTTTGCTACACGCACTTTTAATAGGTCTTGTTTTATGAACAACACCTCGTAGGCTCACCTGTATCTGCACTTTCATGTAAACTTTTAGCAGCTGATATGATTTGTATCACCGCTCACAATAATGGTATGTACTGCCACAATGACGGATTTGGTCATCAATAAATATGTTGAGCAAGGTGCTCTTTGACCGTTAAGGCCAAAACCTTTCTTCCTGGTTTCCATCTTCAATATAACCTACAGCTTAATTTATATGAGTGatagtaacatggtaagttaggttgaaaaagacaagcccatcaagttcaaccttaagtctatactgtatataacctgcctaactagcagttgatccagaggaaggtccCATGTGAAGCCTcatcaatttgcctcagagggggaaaattccttcctgactccaaaatgcaatgggaccagtccctggatcaacttgtactatgagctctctcccataaccctgtattccctcacttgctaaacaccatccaaccccttcttaaagcctGTACAGCTGAGTCATGAtcattcttatattatatgagaattaaataaatataatatatcatataaatatatagtaccTTTTAGAATACAATATGTGCCCTTTTTCTTAGGCACTTGTATTTTTCCAGAGAGAACTCGATCCAAGCCAATACTCACAGGGAACCATCCGGTTAACACCACTGTTGACTTTGGCGGCACAACGTCTTTCCAATGTAAGGTGCGCAGTGATGTGAAGCCGGTGATCCAGTGGTTGAAGAGAGTTGAGTACGGCACAGAGAACAAGTACAATTCCACCATCGATGTTGGCGGGCAGAAGTTTATAGTGCTTCCTACAGGAGAAGTTTGGTCCAGACCTGATGGCTCTTATTTGAATAAACTCATTATAACCCGCGCCAGAGAGGAAGATGCTGGGATGTATATTTGCCTTGGCGCTAACACAATGGGCTACAGCTTCAAAAGTGCATTTCTGACTGTGTTGCCAGGTAAGCGTTATTCTAAAATAGTATTGCATTTTCAACTTTTAATGAGACCCTACAAATATGGGAGCCAATCGCAGTCAGATTTTCTGCAAATGGTGCTcatatttgttaatatttttagcagccttaatCTTCTTTTTACTTTCTCAAAAACCATACTTACTCTAGAGTCATCATTAATTCTATGTTTCATAGTGTGCCTCCATGAGTATTCTGGGCTTGGATTCATCCGACACATTTACACAGTGCTTAAGCTTAGCATGGGTGATGGACAGGTCTCATTGAATGACAAGTTGGCAAGCTGAGTTTGAAGTGTGTTGTCATTTTTGAAGCCTATGGAGGGTCTCTAGATAGTCAAGTTTGATAGTCAAGTTTGAGGAGGAATCCACTGTGACTTGTAACTGTGCAATAATCTGCATTGTCTGATTTTGACTAGAAAATGACTGCTATTAAATTGAAAACAGTCTATGAGCTTCCCATTGTCTGTCAGGGCCAAAACTGATTCGCAGACTGTTTGCAACTGCACCACATAGTTGAGATTTCTGACTTGTTGACATAAGAGGAAGGTATTAGTGACAATTGACCACATTTCATCTCCAGTTTGTTCAAGGAAGCCAGGCTCACTGCTGAGGGATCGTATTTTGAAACCATATGTGGTCGGGCTGAGTTTATTCTGCTAGACGTACAAAGGCGAAATTAAACAGAGCCTAGAAGATAACCAGTGAACAAAAGCAAACTGTTTGTTTGTCCTTTAAGACCTTAATAAGATACCACCAGCAAAGCATTATTTGTTGGCGTCCGACACTGCTGCTTGGCAGGCGCTTTGTTATCAAAATAATGTAGTATGCTCTTTTGTGCTTGACATCTGTTTTTCATCATTCCCttaaattttattaatttgtATCATTTTTCTTTGCCTACTTCCAAATCTACAGACCCAAAGCCTCCCATTGCACCTGTGGCCTCGTCAAACAGCAGTCTCCCGTGGCCAGTGATTATTGGAATACCAGCTGGAGCCGTTTTTATATTTGGGACAATTCTTCTTTGGCTCTGTCAGACGAAGAAGAAGCCATGTTCTCCTCCAGCTGCAGCTGCCATCCATAGACAACCAGCAAGGGTAGCCATACCACAAATGCCTGACAAAGAAGGCATCTCCTCTACAAACTATGATGAGTACCTTGCGCAGCAGCAGCATTTACTATCACAAGGACCTGTCTTAGCACCGGCCATGTCATCAAAAATGTACCCAAAGATTTATACAGAtatccacagtcacacacatTCTCATGTGGAGGCCAAAGTCCACCAGCACCAGCACATTCATTACCAGTGCTAAATGCTGACCAAACTCAAGTGACTTATATTCTCTCACCGGTACCTCAGAAAGACTGCTTGGTTCAGCTTACACTGCCAGTAAACATGGATGAAAGAATGTCATAAATAATTTGAGAGCgacaaagagaagaaataatgaaggaaaTTACAGCCCCCAGATTAAAAATGGGGCAtatgttttatttgctgttttatatGTGGGAGTTTGGTGTGAAGAAACAATGTGTGCTATGAAAGCAAAGGAGGAATTATTTGTTTGCTGTTCCACTTCAGGGTCAGTAATTGCTTAATGTTGCATCATTCTATTGGTGCTTTTGGGGTTTGACCCTACTTTGAGGCCATCCCTTAACACAAGGgtacccaaacttttttacccatcagccacactcaagtataaaataatgttggagagcaacacaagcctgcaaaaagttcccggggattccaaataagagctgtgattgggtattggtagcgcctatgtggacttgcagccaacaggaggctttgtttggcagtatagATGTTTTTCATGCAATTAAAGGTTGCCcttaagccaggaattaaaaaataagcacctgcttggaggccactgggagcaacatccaagaggttgaagagcaacatgttgcttacaagctactggttggggatcactgccttaacaGAGTAGAACAGTTAGATGGCCAGCACCAAAGGAGACATGTTAGACTTGGAAAGGTGGAATGGCTTTCATACTGAAAGTTATAGATATACATTAGATATAAGCTAGCATGATTGCTTGAAATATGGAAAATGTCTTGACAATTGTTGTTCTTGGGGGTTCTTAAGCCCCTCAAAAGTGCCTGCTTCCAGTTATGCACCACCAGCCATATTTATGTTCATACTCATGTTGCTTCTCAAAGTCAACTTTGATTGCATTATACAGTTCGTCATCCAAGAAAAACAGGCAATTCAAACAAAAGTGCTTGCGAGTACCAATTGGTTGTATTCCCTGTATTTAAATTGCTTATTTCAAAATAGTcataataatattgtaatatttgtcCGTCGATAAGAGCAGTAGCGTCTCAGCAGCTTTGAAAGATGAATATAGAAACCATGTAATTCTATATAGAGTTTAAACTAAAGccatgtatatttaatttattttgttaaacagaaaaaaataacgtctatgtaaaatattattttcatcaACTGGTAATTTGTATAGATATTTTTGAGTGAATATATATAaggttctgtatttttttttttctgctgtgacTCTTTAAAAATGAACAATGTAGTAGGCACGGGTGGCAATTTAGAGACGCCTATGGACTTCATAATGGGGCTTCTTCTGCATCTATGGGAAAGGGTCCGCAACTTTTCAGTCTTTAAATTGCCACCTGAGCTGGAGTCGTGTTTTTGTGTACAtctaaaaaattatacaaaatttgtCCAACAAATTATTGACAATCTTGTACAgtaaaatcccccccccccaaactctaCCTACCAATTCCCAAAGAtatcttttttaaacttttacagAGGGAAAAAGACAAAGAGAATTACTTTATCCTAGAACTTTCCTTCATAATTGTTAATAACACgaacttgccttactatacattTATACCACTGTGCCAGCCCTTTTCTCGAAATGATTAATATTTGGGGCAATTTAGGGTCCCCCCGCAACTGACAACTACGcctcatttttttcattaatgttttcttaacatgtta from Xenopus laevis strain J_2021 chromosome 1S, Xenopus_laevis_v10.1, whole genome shotgun sequence harbors:
- the fgfrl1.S gene encoding fibroblast growth factor receptor-like 1 isoform X2; the protein is MELQLALLIVGIITFSDSARGPPRISDKVIHRQTVRLGRAIKLLCPVEADPPPLIMWMKDGRTIHSGWTRFRVYQHGMKIKDVESEDAGSYICKATNGFGSINVNYTLIVIDDASSGKTNHAPDGPNTEVEEYSNKQWARPRFTQPAKMRKRVIARPLGSSVRLKCIASGNPRPDITWLKDNKPLTSQEIGDNKKKKWTLNLKSLKPEDSGKYTCQVYNRVGQINATYKVEVIQRTRSKPILTGNHPVNTTVDFGGTTSFQCKVRSDVKPVIQWLKRVEYGTENKYNSTIDVGGQKFIVLPTGEVWSRPDGSYLNKLIITRAREEDAGMYICLGANTMGYSFKSAFLTVLPDPKPPIAPVASSNSSLPWPVIIGIPAGAVFIFGTILLWLCQTKKKPCSPPAAAAIHRQPARVAIPQMPDKEGISSTNYDEYLAQQQHLLSQGPVLAPAMSSKMYPKIYTDIHSHTHSHVEAKVHQHQHIHYQC
- the fgfrl1.S gene encoding fibroblast growth factor receptor-like 1 isoform X1, which translates into the protein MELQLALLIVGIITFSDSARGPPRISDKVIHRQTVRLGRAIKLLCPVEADPPPLIMWMKDGRTIHSGWTRFRVYQHGMKIKDVESEDAGSYICKATNGFGSINVNYTLIVIDDASSGKTNHAPDGPNTEVEEYSNKQWARPRFTQPAKMRKRVIARPLGSSVRLKCIASGNPRPDITWLKDNKPLTSQEIGDNKKKKWTLNLKSLKPEDSGKYTCQVYNRVGQINATYKVEVIRTCIFPERTRSKPILTGNHPVNTTVDFGGTTSFQCKVRSDVKPVIQWLKRVEYGTENKYNSTIDVGGQKFIVLPTGEVWSRPDGSYLNKLIITRAREEDAGMYICLGANTMGYSFKSAFLTVLPDPKPPIAPVASSNSSLPWPVIIGIPAGAVFIFGTILLWLCQTKKKPCSPPAAAAIHRQPARVAIPQMPDKEGISSTNYDEYLAQQQHLLSQGPVLAPAMSSKMYPKIYTDIHSHTHSHVEAKVHQHQHIHYQC